One genomic segment of Desulfuromonas acetoxidans DSM 684 includes these proteins:
- a CDS encoding ATP-binding protein, with product MNLKPEMIEQLERVLSSVEQLLPKPVKSVDWSTCHAANWRRHSFSGFLEPVKVTDTTRLEELLGVEEQKEILVNNTRQFIAGLPANNALLWGSRGTGKSSLVKALLNEYGVEGLRAIQVEKEDLIYLSEIFAAVENEPYRFILLCDDLTFEVGELSYKMLKSALDGSVYSAPENVLIYVTSNRRHLLPEYEGDHLGGKYVKGELQQSEAMEEKVSLSDRFGLWIAFHVFTQERYLDAVRLCVERFGRERNIDIPWSKTLEMDAIQWSHDKSKRCGRTAYQFAKNWVGRTLLQQQQQSAQ from the coding sequence ATGAATTTAAAACCTGAGATGATTGAACAACTCGAACGGGTGCTCAGTTCTGTTGAGCAACTGCTCCCCAAGCCGGTCAAGTCAGTGGATTGGTCAACATGCCATGCGGCCAACTGGCGTCGTCACTCGTTTTCTGGATTTCTTGAGCCGGTCAAGGTGACGGATACCACCCGTTTAGAAGAGTTGCTGGGTGTCGAGGAGCAAAAAGAGATTCTGGTCAATAACACCCGACAGTTTATTGCTGGACTGCCGGCTAACAATGCCTTGCTGTGGGGCTCACGCGGCACCGGGAAGTCCTCATTGGTCAAAGCCCTGTTGAATGAGTATGGCGTTGAGGGCTTACGCGCTATACAGGTGGAGAAAGAGGATTTGATCTATTTGTCGGAGATTTTCGCTGCCGTTGAGAACGAGCCGTATCGCTTTATTCTGCTGTGTGATGATCTGACCTTTGAGGTGGGCGAGCTGAGTTACAAGATGCTTAAAAGTGCGCTTGATGGCTCGGTTTACTCCGCTCCGGAAAATGTGCTGATTTACGTTACTTCCAACCGTCGGCATTTGTTGCCGGAATACGAAGGTGACCATCTCGGCGGTAAATATGTCAAAGGGGAATTACAGCAAAGTGAAGCCATGGAAGAGAAGGTTTCTCTGTCTGACCGTTTCGGGCTGTGGATCGCTTTTCATGTTTTTACTCAGGAGCGTTATTTGGATGCCGTTCGCTTGTGTGTGGAGCGTTTCGGTCGTGAGCGCAACATCGATATTCCATGGAGTAAGACTCTGGAGATGGATGCCATCCAATGGTCGCATGACAAAAGTAAGCGCTGTGGTCGCACGGCCTACCAGTTTGCCAAAAACTGGGTTGGTCGTACCCTGTTGCAGCAACAGCAGCAGAGTGCGCAATAA
- a CDS encoding mechanosensitive ion channel family protein, translating into MDFSQLLDMEHLGPRILDLLFQYGPKVIAAVVIFILGRVFARIIRNAVRRILRRSKVDDLLISFVGSLTYMGVLAFVIIAALNQLGIQTTSFVAILGAAGLAIGLALQGSLSNFAAGVLMIIFRPFKNGDYIEGAGVAGLVEQIQIFTTELRTPDNKLVIIPNANLMGSNIINYSANHTRRIDMVFGIGYDDDLRKAKKILQEILESDTRILKDPAPVIAVSELGDSSVNFVVRPWAATKDYWDLYFHLMETVKIRFDEEGISIPYPQRDVHLYQESSKE; encoded by the coding sequence ATGGATTTTTCTCAATTACTCGATATGGAACACTTGGGACCACGCATTCTTGACTTGCTGTTTCAGTACGGCCCCAAGGTTATCGCCGCCGTCGTCATTTTCATCCTTGGTCGTGTGTTCGCCCGCATCATCCGCAATGCGGTGCGCCGGATCCTCAGACGCAGCAAAGTGGATGATCTGTTAATCTCATTCGTCGGCAGCCTCACCTACATGGGCGTACTGGCCTTTGTCATCATTGCCGCGCTCAACCAGCTGGGTATTCAGACCACTTCATTCGTTGCCATCCTCGGTGCCGCCGGTCTGGCCATCGGCTTAGCATTACAGGGATCGCTGTCCAACTTTGCCGCCGGTGTGCTGATGATCATTTTCCGCCCGTTTAAAAACGGCGACTATATCGAAGGGGCTGGTGTCGCCGGGCTGGTCGAGCAGATCCAAATCTTCACCACCGAGTTGCGCACCCCGGACAACAAACTGGTGATCATCCCCAATGCCAATCTAATGGGCAGTAACATCATTAATTATTCCGCCAATCATACACGCCGTATCGATATGGTCTTTGGTATTGGCTATGACGATGACCTGCGCAAGGCCAAGAAAATTCTTCAGGAGATTCTGGAGTCTGACACGCGGATTCTCAAAGATCCGGCTCCGGTCATTGCCGTTTCCGAGCTGGGTGACAGCAGTGTCAATTTTGTTGTGCGACCCTGGGCCGCCACTAAGGATTACTGGGATCTCTACTTTCACCTGATGGAAACCGTCAAGATCCGTTTTGATGAAGAGGGGATCAGCATTCCCTATCCGCAGCGGGATGTGCACCTGTATCAGGAGAGCAGCAAAGAGTAA
- a CDS encoding serine/threonine protein kinase has protein sequence MEENSTVENSHPFHGLTPDSVMDAVESLGFVCDCRVFALNSYENRVYQVGIEDHEPLVVKFYRPQRWSDEQILEEHQFCFELVEQELPVVAPWRNDDGQSLFSFGGNRLAVFERRGGHAPEFDNLDNLRVLGRMLGRMHAVGSRCAFDHRPTLDCHTFGSSRVALISEHFMPVEYQATYDAVTRDLLQGVDAIFGRLEGALTPIRAHGDCHAGNILWRDGRPNFVDFDDARMAPAIQDLWMMLSGDQTRQHQQLQALMDGYELFQPFPVAQLPAIEALRSLRMIHYASWLAERWDDPTFPVHFPWFNTMHYWGEHVLQLREQLAALNEPPLSVLY, from the coding sequence ATGGAAGAGAACAGTACCGTAGAAAACAGCCACCCATTTCATGGCTTGACCCCCGATAGCGTGATGGATGCTGTGGAATCGCTAGGTTTTGTCTGTGACTGCCGGGTATTTGCGCTTAACAGTTATGAGAATCGCGTCTATCAGGTTGGTATTGAGGATCATGAGCCACTGGTGGTGAAGTTTTACCGGCCACAACGCTGGAGCGATGAGCAAATTCTTGAAGAGCATCAGTTCTGCTTCGAGTTGGTCGAACAGGAGCTGCCTGTTGTTGCTCCGTGGCGCAATGACGATGGCCAGAGCCTGTTTTCTTTCGGAGGAAACCGTCTGGCGGTGTTTGAGCGGCGTGGCGGTCATGCGCCGGAATTCGACAATCTGGACAACCTGCGCGTGCTCGGTCGCATGTTGGGCCGTATGCACGCGGTTGGTTCGCGATGTGCTTTTGACCATCGTCCCACCCTTGATTGTCACACCTTTGGTTCCAGCCGGGTGGCGCTGATCAGTGAGCACTTTATGCCGGTGGAATATCAGGCCACCTATGATGCGGTGACGCGGGATCTTCTTCAGGGTGTCGATGCCATCTTTGGTCGTCTTGAAGGTGCGTTAACACCAATCCGTGCGCATGGCGATTGTCATGCCGGTAATATTCTGTGGCGTGATGGACGCCCCAACTTTGTTGATTTTGATGATGCCCGCATGGCTCCGGCCATTCAGGATTTGTGGATGATGCTCAGTGGCGACCAAACCCGCCAACATCAACAGTTGCAGGCATTGATGGATGGATATGAGTTGTTTCAACCGTTTCCCGTAGCCCAGCTTCCGGCCATTGAGGCATTACGCAGCCTGCGCATGATTCATTACGCCTCGTGGCTGGCGGAGCGTTGGGATGATCCGACCTTTCCCGTGCATTTCCCCTGGTTTAATACCATGCACTATTGGGGAGAACATGTTTTGCAACTCAGAGAACAACTGGCGGCCCTGAATGAGCCGCCATTGTCTGTGCTTTACTGA
- a CDS encoding FRG domain-containing protein, producing the protein MSEIYVRSWSQLHDMLFAESWDDEIGRFRSRLAFRGLSDENYELATTLMRLGGDYSILERHLLRNFKKYAHRSMVERDSVWHWLALAQHHGLPTRLMDWTYSPYIALHFATANLERFDCNGVIWSVNYLLAHQKLPERFRLKLDEEGANVFTMEMLSQCVGCLNELPKIGEGDYLIFVEPPSIDDRIINQYSMFTVMPDSIMLVNDWLQQHPELWQKIIIPAELKWEIRDKLDQANITERVLFPGLDGLSHWLKRHYSPKSEYGR; encoded by the coding sequence ATGTCGGAAATTTATGTACGCAGTTGGTCGCAACTGCATGACATGTTGTTTGCAGAGTCATGGGATGACGAGATTGGGCGGTTTCGCTCGCGGTTGGCCTTTCGTGGTTTATCCGATGAGAATTATGAGCTGGCCACTACGTTGATGCGGCTCGGTGGCGATTACAGCATTCTTGAGCGCCATCTGCTGCGCAATTTTAAGAAATATGCCCACCGCAGTATGGTGGAGCGGGATTCGGTCTGGCACTGGTTGGCCCTGGCCCAGCATCATGGCTTGCCGACCCGACTGATGGACTGGACTTACTCGCCGTACATCGCGCTGCATTTTGCCACGGCCAATCTGGAACGTTTCGATTGCAATGGGGTGATCTGGTCGGTCAACTATCTGCTGGCACACCAGAAGTTGCCGGAGCGCTTTCGTCTCAAGCTGGACGAGGAGGGGGCGAATGTGTTTACCATGGAGATGCTCAGCCAGTGTGTTGGTTGCCTCAACGAACTCCCCAAAATTGGTGAGGGTGATTACCTGATTTTCGTCGAGCCACCGTCTATTGATGATCGGATTATCAATCAGTACAGCATGTTTACTGTGATGCCGGACTCCATCATGCTGGTCAACGATTGGCTGCAACAGCATCCCGAACTATGGCAGAAGATTATTATTCCCGCTGAGCTGAAGTGGGAGATACGCGATAAGCTTGATCAGGCTAATATCACCGAGCGGGTGCTGTTTCCCGGTCTTGATGGTCTAAGCCATTGGCTCAAGCGGCATTACAGTCCTAAGAGTGAATATGGGAGGTAG
- the cydB gene encoding cytochrome d ubiquinol oxidase subunit II translates to MGSLDLSQLQHLWWLLVSVVGALFVFLMFVQGGQGLLLTIARTETEKSLIVNSLGKKWELTFTTLVLFGGAFFAAFPLFYSTSFGGAYWVWMLILFTFIVQAVSYEYRRKPDNFLGAKVYEVFLFINGTVGVLLIGAAVGTFFTGSNFSLSDYNFVTWEHPGRGIEAAFSLFNLSFGIFLVFLARVLGALYLNNNIEHEVLIERTRKAAFKNLLLLLPFLLYVLIQLLVMEGYAVDPATGTVFMEKGKYLNNLLAMPVNGLGFLLVGLVLVVWGVIATRFMASRKGIWFAGLGTVLVVLSVFSIAGYNNTAFYPSKFDLQSSLTIANASSSHYTLTAMSYIALAIPFVLAYIWYVWSLLDKRKLTEEDILVEGSDEKY, encoded by the coding sequence ATGGGTAGTCTCGATCTTTCACAATTGCAACACCTGTGGTGGTTGCTGGTATCCGTCGTCGGTGCACTGTTTGTCTTCCTGATGTTTGTCCAGGGTGGTCAAGGACTTCTGTTGACCATCGCTCGTACCGAAACGGAAAAATCTTTGATTGTTAACTCTCTCGGTAAGAAGTGGGAGCTGACTTTTACGACGCTGGTATTGTTTGGCGGTGCTTTCTTCGCGGCATTTCCCCTGTTTTATTCCACCAGCTTCGGTGGTGCGTACTGGGTGTGGATGCTGATTCTGTTCACATTCATCGTTCAGGCAGTCAGTTACGAATACCGCAGAAAGCCGGACAATTTCCTCGGTGCCAAAGTCTATGAAGTGTTCCTGTTCATCAATGGCACGGTTGGTGTTCTGCTGATTGGCGCGGCTGTCGGTACTTTTTTTACCGGCTCCAATTTCAGCCTCAGCGACTATAATTTTGTGACCTGGGAGCATCCGGGGCGTGGTATTGAGGCAGCGTTCAGTCTGTTCAACCTGAGCTTTGGTATCTTCCTGGTGTTCCTGGCCCGTGTTCTCGGCGCTCTGTATCTTAATAACAACATTGAACATGAGGTGTTGATTGAGCGGACTCGCAAAGCAGCCTTTAAAAACCTGCTGCTGTTGCTGCCGTTCCTGCTCTATGTGCTGATCCAATTGCTGGTAATGGAAGGGTATGCCGTTGATCCGGCAACTGGTACGGTGTTCATGGAGAAAGGCAAGTATCTCAATAACCTGCTGGCCATGCCGGTCAATGGTCTCGGCTTCCTGCTTGTCGGTCTGGTGCTGGTGGTGTGGGGTGTTATTGCCACACGCTTCATGGCCAGTCGCAAAGGAATCTGGTTTGCCGGTCTCGGTACGGTGCTGGTGGTCTTGTCGGTGTTCTCCATTGCCGGGTACAACAATACAGCGTTCTATCCTTCCAAGTTTGATCTGCAGAGCAGCCTGACCATTGCCAACGCTTCAAGCAGTCACTATACGCTGACCGCGATGAGTTACATAGCGCTGGCGATTCCGTTCGTCCTGGCTTACATCTGGTATGTATGGAGCCTGCTTGATAAGCGCAAGCTGACTGAAGAAGATATTCTTGTTGAAGGTAGCGACGAAAAATACTAA
- a CDS encoding IS3-like element ISDac1 family transposase (programmed frameshift), producing the protein MGRKIFTNEFKVECASLVLDQGYSVPDAARVMDVGETAMRRWVKQLKQERAGTTPETPALTEDKKRIQELEAHIRRLEKEKQIPKKGYRSLNVGRQASFELISTLREHDCVCVLCRLFDVSRSSYYAYLNRRAHPDTERIKLRIRIKELFNKSRYSAGSRSLTNMLRSEGITIGRFRVRRLMREASLFSKQPKPRLYRIAKVEHPKIPNLLNRDFDAKRKNQTWCSDITYVRVGKRWIYVAAVLDLYTRRVVGLSLSENCDAQLAVNAIKSAYRTRKKPTGVLVHTDQGQQYGSDLFCLQLRCYQMKQSMSRRGNCWDNAPMERLFRSYKSEWMPKGGYQTFAEAQLDIEHYFMNYYNWSRPHQRNKGMAPAVAEKELISVSKNS; encoded by the exons ATGGGAAGAAAAATATTCACAAATGAATTCAAGGTAGAATGTGCCAGCCTTGTTTTGGATCAGGGATACAGTGTCCCAGATGCTGCCCGAGTTATGGATGTTGGAGAAACGGCCATGCGTCGTTGGGTAAAGCAGCTCAAACAGGAACGAGCTGGGACGACACCGGAAACTCCAGCCCTTACAGAGGACAAAAAGCGTATCCAGGAACTCGAAGCCCATATTCGTCGTCTGGAGAAAGAGAAGCAAATCC CTAAAAAAGGCTACCGCTCTCTTAATGTCGGAAGACAAGCTTCGTTTGAGTTGATCAGTACATTGAGAGAGCATGACTGCGTTTGTGTCCTTTGCCGTCTTTTTGATGTTTCGCGTTCTAGCTACTATGCCTATTTGAATCGTCGAGCTCATCCAGATACTGAACGCATCAAGTTACGTATTCGGATCAAGGAGTTGTTCAATAAAAGTCGTTATTCAGCTGGAAGCCGCAGTCTTACCAACATGTTACGCAGTGAAGGTATCACCATAGGACGTTTCAGAGTACGTCGTCTGATGCGTGAGGCGAGCTTATTCAGTAAACAACCTAAACCACGTTTGTACAGAATTGCCAAAGTAGAACATCCAAAGATTCCGAACCTGTTGAATCGGGATTTTGATGCGAAGAGGAAAAACCAGACATGGTGTAGTGATATTACCTATGTTCGAGTTGGAAAACGGTGGATTTATGTCGCTGCGGTATTAGATCTTTACACTCGGCGTGTTGTTGGGTTGAGCTTATCAGAAAACTGTGACGCACAACTTGCAGTTAACGCTATCAAAAGCGCTTATCGGACAAGGAAAAAGCCAACTGGGGTTTTGGTTCACACAGACCAGGGACAACAATATGGCAGTGATTTGTTCTGTCTCCAGCTTCGATGCTATCAGATGAAACAGAGCATGAGTCGGCGAGGAAATTGCTGGGATAATGCACCAATGGAGCGTTTGTTTCGCAGTTACAAAAGCGAATGGATGCCAAAAGGTGGCTATCAAACGTTTGCAGAAGCACAGCTCGACATAGAGCACTATTTTATGAACTATTACAACTGGAGCAGACCTCATCAAAGAAATAAAGGAATGGCTCCGGCTGTAGCGGAAAAAGAACTTATATCTGTGTCCAAAAATAGTTGA
- a CDS encoding ABC-F family ATP-binding cassette domain-containing protein, which produces MLQLKDVEVDFSGRKIFAGVNWHIRPGARIGLCGENGAGKSTLLKLLCGINHCDKGDVIVAKGTTFGYLPQDGLSYKGKSLFEEVRSACAELLEMSEEISRLETQISQDADEKLLERYAHLQDLYSQRGGFTLETDIAKVLNGLGFCEDDWQKPCEQFSGGWQMRIALARLLLQRPNLLLLDEPTNHLDLPARNWLESYLSQYPFSVVLVSHDRFFMDQVVERIVEVWNGALSEYPGNYSLYLIERDRRVAALREQKQRQDEEIERIEAFINRFRYQANKASQVQSRVRQLEKIERIQIPPQRKKIAFKFPQPSRGGKDLLVLEQAGQRYGDHQVLKDVDLTVTRGERVALVGANGAGKSTLMRLLAGSEQPSEGQRIEGHNLELAYFAQDQAAVLTPERTVLEEITASSPVDMVPRLRDVLGTFLFSGDDVHKRVKVLSGGERNRLALAILLLRPANLMLLDEPTNHLDLQSKEVLLDALKSYTGTLVFVSHDRYFVDQLASRIIDVSGGGISSHPGNYADFLSARQAEGCDDHSEQRVEHLNSAIASEIPAATKEQRKQEHAQRKEQQKQQRKLEKQLQQLEADIETAETHQADLEQQLADPELYQDQAQFSQLSDQHRDQAEALEGMYEQWEKLQHDLTTLAE; this is translated from the coding sequence ATGTTGCAACTTAAAGACGTTGAAGTCGATTTCTCCGGACGCAAAATTTTTGCCGGAGTCAACTGGCATATCCGCCCCGGAGCGCGTATCGGTCTGTGTGGCGAAAACGGTGCCGGCAAATCGACCCTGTTAAAACTGTTATGTGGCATCAACCACTGCGATAAAGGCGATGTAATCGTCGCCAAAGGGACCACCTTCGGTTATTTGCCTCAAGATGGCTTGAGCTACAAAGGAAAAAGCCTGTTCGAAGAGGTGCGCAGTGCCTGCGCCGAACTGTTGGAGATGTCCGAGGAGATCAGCCGCCTGGAGACGCAGATCTCCCAGGACGCTGACGAAAAATTGTTGGAGCGTTACGCCCACCTGCAGGATCTCTACAGCCAGCGCGGCGGATTTACCCTGGAAACCGATATCGCCAAGGTGCTCAATGGCCTCGGCTTTTGCGAAGACGATTGGCAGAAACCCTGCGAACAATTTTCCGGCGGCTGGCAGATGCGTATCGCTTTGGCGCGCCTGCTGCTGCAGCGCCCCAATTTGCTGCTGCTCGACGAACCCACCAACCATCTTGACTTGCCGGCACGCAACTGGCTGGAAAGCTATCTGTCCCAGTATCCGTTTTCTGTTGTGCTGGTGTCGCACGACCGCTTTTTTATGGATCAGGTGGTGGAGCGGATTGTCGAAGTGTGGAACGGTGCTCTGAGCGAATATCCCGGTAACTATTCCCTCTATCTGATTGAACGTGACCGTCGCGTCGCCGCTCTACGTGAGCAGAAACAACGTCAGGATGAAGAGATTGAACGCATTGAGGCGTTTATCAATCGCTTCCGCTACCAGGCCAACAAGGCCAGCCAGGTACAGAGCCGGGTGCGCCAACTGGAAAAGATCGAACGGATCCAGATCCCGCCGCAGCGCAAAAAGATCGCGTTTAAATTCCCTCAGCCGTCACGTGGCGGCAAGGATTTGCTTGTGCTGGAACAGGCTGGCCAGCGTTACGGTGACCATCAGGTGCTCAAAGACGTTGATTTGACTGTAACCCGTGGCGAGCGTGTGGCGCTGGTTGGAGCGAATGGCGCCGGCAAATCAACCCTGATGCGCTTGCTGGCCGGCAGTGAACAACCCAGTGAAGGGCAACGCATTGAAGGCCATAATCTCGAACTGGCCTATTTTGCTCAGGATCAAGCGGCGGTTCTCACACCGGAGCGAACCGTGCTGGAGGAGATTACTGCATCTTCACCGGTGGATATGGTGCCCCGTTTGCGCGATGTGCTCGGCACCTTTCTGTTCAGCGGTGATGATGTGCATAAGCGGGTCAAGGTGCTGTCCGGTGGCGAGCGCAACCGGCTGGCTTTGGCCATTTTGCTGTTGCGTCCGGCAAATCTGATGCTGCTCGATGAACCGACCAACCATCTTGACCTGCAATCCAAAGAAGTGTTGCTCGACGCCCTGAAAAGCTATACCGGTACCCTGGTGTTTGTTTCCCATGATCGCTATTTTGTCGATCAGCTGGCCAGTCGTATCATTGATGTATCCGGTGGTGGTATCAGTTCCCATCCCGGCAACTATGCGGACTTTCTTTCTGCCCGTCAGGCTGAAGGCTGTGATGACCATTCGGAACAGCGCGTTGAGCACCTGAACAGTGCAATCGCATCAGAGATTCCGGCTGCGACCAAGGAACAGCGAAAACAGGAACATGCTCAACGCAAGGAACAGCAAAAACAGCAGCGCAAGCTGGAAAAGCAGCTCCAACAGCTTGAAGCCGATATCGAAACCGCTGAAACGCATCAGGCTGATCTTGAACAGCAGTTGGCTGATCCCGAACTGTATCAGGATCAGGCCCAGTTTTCCCAACTCTCTGATCAGCATCGTGACCAGGCCGAAGCTTTGGAAGGGATGTATGAGCAATGGGAGAAACTTCAACATGACTTGACAACCCTGGCCGAGTGA
- the arfB gene encoding alternative ribosome rescue aminoacyl-tRNA hydrolase ArfB codes for MKIDECYLNFKAVRSQGAGGQHVNKTSTAIMLSVDLKDCGLPPAVVERLLARRDRRIDQDGVLTIKAQNSRSQERNRQEALQRLEELLEEASRTVKKRRPTKPSASARRKRVDSKKHRSSIKQLRGKVDPS; via the coding sequence ATGAAAATCGACGAATGTTATCTCAATTTTAAAGCCGTTCGCTCGCAAGGTGCAGGGGGACAGCATGTCAATAAAACATCGACGGCGATCATGTTGAGTGTTGATCTGAAGGATTGTGGTCTGCCGCCGGCGGTGGTGGAACGGCTGCTGGCTCGGCGCGACCGACGCATCGATCAGGATGGTGTATTGACCATTAAGGCGCAGAACTCACGCAGCCAGGAGCGCAATCGCCAGGAGGCGTTGCAGCGTTTGGAGGAGTTGCTTGAGGAGGCGAGTCGGACGGTCAAGAAACGGCGGCCGACCAAGCCCAGTGCTTCGGCCCGGCGTAAGCGGGTTGACAGTAAAAAGCATCGCAGCAGTATTAAGCAGTTGCGGGGGAAGGTTGATCCTTCCTGA
- a CDS encoding THxN family PEP-CTERM protein, with amino-acid sequence MLKRVFVILSVLVLSLFSVNAFAYVMTWDYTVSSVFIDSTFSAGNGDAPVITDTSLSWGNTTLQYPIQSSLVLDPAVVVDNVDTYVGGGAVPNINNYWAPDISITHNNYVIPGDSISLLSTVIHSTVALAPNPFNPFPAATFDVDIAFFETPNDGTDENDVFALLSGFPNFNFSYDNGDGDGLVDYFVNVFPSNGEVLSLLTGPYADFVGVDDNTTMGFTTVEGQSTTLPFVFTISTEPLNVVPEPGTFVLFGGGLLGLIFYARRRRQ; translated from the coding sequence ATGTTAAAAAGAGTTTTCGTGATTTTGAGCGTCCTTGTTTTGTCACTTTTTTCAGTGAATGCTTTTGCCTATGTGATGACTTGGGATTACACCGTGTCGTCTGTATTCATAGACAGTACATTTTCTGCAGGCAATGGTGATGCCCCCGTGATAACGGATACAAGTCTGTCTTGGGGCAACACCACGTTGCAGTATCCGATACAAAGCAGCCTGGTGCTTGATCCGGCCGTGGTTGTTGATAACGTGGACACCTATGTTGGTGGTGGCGCCGTTCCCAACATCAACAATTATTGGGCTCCAGACATTTCGATTACCCATAACAACTATGTTATTCCCGGCGATTCTATTTCGCTTTTGAGCACTGTTATCCATTCGACAGTGGCCTTGGCTCCAAATCCGTTTAATCCTTTTCCTGCAGCAACCTTTGACGTTGATATCGCTTTTTTCGAAACACCTAATGACGGGACTGATGAGAACGATGTTTTTGCTCTGCTCAGTGGTTTTCCAAACTTCAATTTTTCCTATGATAATGGTGATGGTGACGGTTTGGTGGATTATTTTGTCAATGTTTTCCCCAGTAATGGTGAGGTGCTATCCCTGCTGACTGGCCCCTATGCCGATTTCGTGGGTGTCGATGATAACACCACAATGGGCTTTACCACTGTTGAAGGGCAATCAACAACTTTGCCATTCGTGTTTACCATCTCAACCGAACCTTTGAATGTTGTCCCGGAGCCGGGGACATTTGTTCTGTTTGGTGGTGGATTGTTAGGTCTTATCTTCTATGCACGTCGTCGTAGACAGTAG